Proteins from one Oscillatoria nigro-viridis PCC 7112 genomic window:
- a CDS encoding type II toxin-antitoxin system PemK/MazF family toxin, whose product MMVSRATINTYSPVVLAIPCTTYQTGKRVYATQILIKAPDGGLTNDSIAMADRLRVLSKSRLLSLRGMLSDEAILLLNQALLIALDLPGQV is encoded by the coding sequence ATCATGGTTAGTCGAGCTACAATCAATACATATAGCCCTGTAGTTTTGGCTATTCCCTGCACTACTTATCAAACGGGTAAACGAGTTTATGCCACTCAGATATTAATTAAAGCTCCCGACGGTGGATTAACCAACGATTCTATCGCTATGGCAGATCGACTACGGGTATTATCTAAATCTCGTTTATTGAGTTTACGAGGAATGCTTAGTGATGAAGCAATACTTCTGCTGAATCAAGCTTTATTAATTGCCTTGGATTTGCCGGGTCAAGTTTAA
- a CDS encoding class I SAM-dependent methyltransferase codes for MTLTENNSSEYVGPKLGGFATKLSWYARQKMFDFLMALANPSAATTVLDVGVTSDRREDCNFFEKLYPHKDKITAVGIEDAAFLEKEYPGLKYVCSDGLSLPFPDKSFDLVVSFAVIEHVGSRTQQQAFVRELCRVGKTCCITTPNRWYPVEFHTAVPLIHWFPPSWFRALLKLLGKHFFAKEENLNLLSEKEVLKMLPADAEVYTRYFRLLGLISNLLFYFVI; via the coding sequence ATGACACTAACTGAAAACAACTCCAGCGAGTATGTTGGTCCCAAGCTAGGCGGTTTCGCAACTAAACTATCTTGGTACGCCCGCCAAAAAATGTTCGATTTCCTCATGGCATTAGCCAATCCCAGCGCCGCCACAACCGTGTTGGATGTAGGAGTAACTTCCGACCGCCGCGAAGACTGCAATTTCTTTGAGAAACTTTATCCGCATAAGGACAAAATCACCGCAGTCGGTATAGAAGATGCTGCGTTTTTAGAAAAAGAATATCCAGGTTTAAAATACGTGTGTTCTGATGGATTAAGCTTGCCATTTCCCGACAAAAGTTTTGATTTAGTCGTGAGTTTTGCCGTAATCGAACACGTCGGAAGTCGGACTCAGCAACAAGCTTTTGTTCGGGAACTTTGCCGCGTCGGCAAAACTTGCTGCATCACAACTCCCAACCGCTGGTATCCCGTAGAATTCCACACTGCTGTTCCCCTAATACACTGGTTTCCCCCCTCTTGGTTTCGAGCTTTGCTGAAATTGCTCGGCAAGCACTTTTTCGCCAAAGAGGAAAATCTCAACCTTCTATCCGAAAAAGAGGTATTAAAGATGCTACCAGCAGATGCTGAAGTTTATACCAGATATTTCCGGCTGCTCGGTTTGATATCTAATCTCCTCTTTTATTTCGTCATCTAA
- a CDS encoding glycosyltransferase family 2 protein → MAEQTNTNRECTLELSILMPCLNEAETLEICIEKAQKSLRELDIAGEVIIADNGSTDGSQDIATSMGARVVPVAAKGYGSALMGGIIAARGVYIIMGDADDSYNFSNLGAFVHKLREGFDLVMGNRFQGGIKPGAMPPLHKYLGNPVLTWVGRLFFASPVGDFHCGLRGFRRDSILKLDLQTTGMEFASEMVVKASVYKLRITEIPTVLSPDGRSRPPHLRTWRDGWRHLRFLLLYSPRWLFLYPGTALMIWGLIVSIWLLPGTQKIGAINFDVHTLLYGAIAIIIGFQAVTFAFFTKIFAISEKFLPEDPKLNKIFRYVTLETGLIVGVTLILIGIVGSLLSLTIWNETAFGSLDPSKTLRLVIPSLTCLTVGLQIVFSSFFLSVLGLKRR, encoded by the coding sequence ATGGCAGAGCAGACTAACACCAACAGGGAATGCACTCTCGAACTCTCGATACTCATGCCCTGCCTCAACGAGGCAGAAACTTTAGAAATCTGCATCGAGAAAGCGCAGAAGTCCCTGCGCGAACTTGATATTGCCGGCGAGGTAATCATAGCAGACAACGGCAGCACTGACGGTTCTCAAGATATCGCTACGAGCATGGGGGCCCGAGTCGTACCCGTAGCGGCCAAAGGCTACGGCAGCGCCCTCATGGGAGGCATCATCGCAGCGCGCGGAGTTTATATTATCATGGGCGATGCTGACGACAGCTACAATTTTTCAAACCTCGGCGCTTTTGTCCACAAATTGCGAGAAGGTTTCGACTTAGTAATGGGAAACCGGTTTCAAGGGGGCATCAAACCGGGGGCCATGCCGCCGCTGCACAAATATTTAGGAAATCCGGTGCTGACATGGGTTGGACGGCTATTTTTTGCAAGTCCCGTCGGCGATTTTCACTGTGGACTCAGGGGTTTTAGGAGAGACTCAATTTTGAAACTCGACTTGCAAACGACGGGGATGGAATTTGCTAGCGAAATGGTGGTCAAGGCCTCTGTATACAAGCTGCGGATAACTGAAATCCCAACCGTACTTTCTCCCGACGGCCGCAGCCGGCCGCCGCACTTGCGAACTTGGCGAGATGGCTGGCGGCACCTGCGATTTTTGCTGCTATACAGTCCTCGGTGGCTGTTTTTGTATCCGGGTACTGCGCTGATGATTTGGGGTCTAATTGTTAGCATTTGGCTGTTGCCCGGTACTCAAAAAATCGGGGCTATCAACTTTGATGTACACACGCTGCTGTATGGTGCGATCGCAATTATCATCGGTTTTCAAGCAGTAACTTTCGCTTTTTTCACCAAAATTTTCGCTATCAGCGAGAAATTCCTGCCCGAAGACCCCAAACTCAACAAAATATTTCGCTATGTCACCCTAGAGACAGGATTGATTGTCGGAGTCACGCTGATTTTAATCGGAATAGTTGGCTCGTTATTGTCATTAACTATCTGGAACGAAACGGCTTTCGGTTCTCTCGACCCTTCTAAAACTCTGCGTTTGGTTATTCCCTCGCTCACTTGCCTGACTGTCGGTTTGCAGATAGTTTTTTCGAGCTTTTTTCTCAGCGTACTAGGCTTAAAGCGCAGGTAA
- a CDS encoding DUF6 domain-containing protein has product MSRSVFIVLLGAILCSVLGQFILKAGAKILGPIGAANLVEKVLAMATQPLIVAGLCLYAVSSIGFIVVLSRANISIVSPLLSISYLFTVLGGKLIFNEPLPPLRLVGVALIMTGVIFVLRGQAGGVTGGN; this is encoded by the coding sequence ATGAGTAGAAGCGTTTTTATAGTTTTGCTTGGTGCTATTTTGTGCAGTGTTTTAGGCCAATTTATTCTGAAGGCAGGAGCTAAAATATTAGGGCCCATTGGCGCTGCTAATTTAGTAGAAAAAGTCCTAGCAATGGCAACTCAGCCTTTGATAGTTGCAGGTCTGTGTTTGTATGCAGTTTCTTCGATCGGCTTTATCGTAGTTTTGTCTCGCGCCAACATTAGCATAGTCTCGCCTTTACTGTCCATTAGTTACTTGTTTACTGTTTTAGGCGGCAAACTTATATTTAACGAGCCTTTGCCGCCGCTGCGGTTGGTAGGCGTGGCACTAATTATGACGGGAGTAATTTTTGTACTCAGAGGTCAAGCTGGGGGAGTAACTGGAGGCAACTAA
- a CDS encoding DUF6671 family protein yields MSNISEPVNPNQLLSDRTAVLATMHQKERVMAPVLEREFGVNILVPAELDTDTFGTFTREVKRLGTQIEAARHKAQKALEIAGETLAFASEGTFGPHPMMPYLPANREIVILLDRANNLELIGEYLSVETNYSHQVVSSIEEANDFAKKAGFPDHALVVVVGEAALGNGEIVKGIKTEKQLFDAVTAGLKKSSTGRVHIETDMRAMYNPTRMKNIENATLDLVKKFKQFCPECGWPGFDIAETKIGLPCGLCYFPTQLARSAIYKCKNCGYTKEKVFPDGRETADPSLCQYCNP; encoded by the coding sequence ATGTCTAATATTTCTGAGCCTGTGAATCCCAATCAATTATTGAGCGATCGCACCGCAGTTCTTGCTACCATGCACCAAAAAGAACGGGTGATGGCTCCTGTTTTGGAACGAGAATTTGGCGTAAATATCCTAGTACCTGCGGAGCTTGACACTGACACTTTCGGCACCTTCACCAGAGAAGTTAAACGCTTAGGAACTCAAATAGAAGCGGCTCGCCATAAAGCACAAAAAGCCCTAGAAATTGCAGGCGAAACTCTTGCCTTTGCCAGCGAAGGTACTTTCGGCCCTCACCCAATGATGCCGTATCTGCCAGCTAACAGAGAAATAGTAATTTTATTAGATCGAGCCAACAATCTAGAACTTATCGGCGAATATTTGTCCGTTGAAACTAACTACAGTCACCAGGTAGTTTCCAGTATAGAAGAAGCAAATGATTTTGCTAAAAAAGCTGGATTCCCCGATCACGCGCTGGTGGTTGTAGTTGGCGAAGCTGCCCTCGGTAACGGCGAAATTGTCAAGGGCATTAAGACAGAAAAACAACTTTTTGACGCTGTGACAGCAGGCTTAAAAAAATCGTCAACTGGCCGAGTTCACATCGAAACAGATATGCGGGCGATGTACAATCCAACTCGGATGAAAAACATCGAAAATGCAACTCTGGATTTAGTTAAAAAATTTAAGCAATTCTGCCCGGAGTGCGGTTGGCCGGGATTCGATATAGCTGAGACGAAAATCGGATTGCCCTGCGGACTTTGCTATTTTCCGACTCAGCTAGCGCGATCGGCAATCTATAAATGCAAAAACTGCGGTTATACTAAAGAAAAAGTGTTTCCCGACGGTCGAGAGACTGCCGATCCTTCCCTGTGTCAATATTGCAACCCTTAG
- the glcD gene encoding glycolate oxidase subunit GlcD, with protein MIAVETERNWKPVIKEFEAVVGKNGVVQRREELIVYECDGLASYRQRPAVAVLPRTTEEVAQVVKICDRHSIPWVARGAGTGLSGGALPVENCVLIVTALMRKILKVDLENQQVVVQPGVINNWVTQAVSGAGFYYAPDPSSQIVCSVGGNVAENSGGVHCLKYGVTTNHVLGLKLVLPDGSIVDVGGEIPEMPGYDLTGVFVGSEGTLGIATEVTLRILKAPESICVLLADFSSIEAAGESVSDIISAGIIPGGMEIMDNISINAVEDVVATGCYPRDAAAILLVEIDGLEVEVATNKQRIADICKHNGARNITAATDPQTRLKIWKGRKAAFAAAGHLSPDYYVQDGVIPRTQMAYVLKEIEGLSEKYGYRIANVFHAGDGNLHPLILYDNSVKGALEKVEELGGEILKLCVKVGGSLSGEHGIGADKKCFMPDMFSEVDLETMQWVRQVFNPKALANPGKMFPTPKTCGEAARAKVETFKKLEGVEVF; from the coding sequence ATGATAGCCGTAGAAACAGAACGCAACTGGAAACCCGTTATTAAAGAATTCGAGGCTGTAGTCGGCAAAAATGGGGTGGTACAGCGCCGCGAAGAATTGATTGTCTACGAGTGCGACGGACTCGCCAGCTACCGCCAGCGCCCCGCCGTGGCGGTATTGCCTCGAACTACCGAGGAAGTGGCGCAAGTGGTCAAAATATGCGATCGCCACTCAATTCCCTGGGTTGCTAGAGGCGCAGGAACCGGCCTTTCCGGCGGCGCTTTGCCTGTAGAAAACTGCGTGCTGATTGTTACTGCCCTGATGCGAAAAATCCTGAAAGTAGACTTAGAAAATCAGCAAGTAGTCGTGCAACCGGGAGTAATTAATAACTGGGTAACGCAAGCAGTTAGCGGCGCCGGTTTCTACTACGCGCCAGATCCTTCCAGTCAAATTGTTTGTTCGGTTGGCGGCAACGTTGCCGAAAATTCTGGCGGCGTTCACTGCCTCAAATACGGAGTCACAACGAATCACGTTTTAGGATTAAAATTGGTACTTCCCGACGGTTCGATTGTCGATGTCGGTGGCGAAATTCCCGAAATGCCCGGTTACGATTTAACAGGTGTATTTGTCGGTTCCGAAGGCACTTTAGGAATCGCTACAGAAGTTACTTTGCGAATTCTCAAAGCGCCCGAATCAATTTGCGTTCTCCTAGCGGATTTTTCCAGTATAGAAGCAGCGGGCGAATCGGTTTCCGATATTATCAGCGCTGGCATTATTCCCGGCGGCATGGAAATCATGGATAACATCAGCATCAATGCTGTGGAAGATGTGGTGGCAACGGGATGTTATCCCCGCGATGCGGCCGCAATTCTCCTCGTAGAAATCGACGGTTTAGAAGTGGAAGTTGCCACAAACAAACAGCGGATTGCCGATATCTGCAAGCATAACGGAGCGCGAAATATCACCGCGGCAACAGACCCGCAAACGCGCCTAAAAATTTGGAAAGGGCGGAAAGCTGCTTTTGCGGCGGCGGGTCATCTCAGCCCGGATTATTACGTGCAAGACGGCGTAATTCCGCGAACGCAAATGGCTTATGTTTTGAAAGAAATTGAGGGCTTGAGCGAGAAATACGGTTATCGGATTGCTAATGTATTTCACGCGGGAGACGGGAATTTGCACCCGCTGATTCTGTACGATAACTCGGTAAAAGGTGCGCTGGAAAAGGTGGAAGAATTGGGCGGGGAAATTCTCAAGCTTTGCGTGAAAGTTGGGGGAAGTCTTTCGGGGGAACACGGCATCGGCGCTGACAAGAAGTGTTTTATGCCGGATATGTTTTCGGAGGTAGATTTGGAGACGATGCAGTGGGTGCGTCAGGTGTTTAATCCGAAAGCTTTGGCGAATCCTGGGAAGATGTTTCCGACGCCGAAGACTTGCGGGGAAGCGGCGAGGGCGAAGGTGGAAACTTTTAAAAAGTTGGAGGGTGTGGAGGTTTTTTAA
- a CDS encoding PAS domain S-box protein, which translates to MFFQEADPENKLSNISRNHKKTAHNMTQRTEYQQITKKRAENSTETNISEAYSLSLCELQQMERAMEQLKQDLKASESRFRNAIEKNADGIAIVNKRGLVCFANQSAEALFNCKAEELLGQAFFGNLVVEVSACDLEMATDIIPQVGKTEAPGTRVVQTEVEAIRKQKANAVVEMRVVETEWDGEMAYLATLRDVTDRKRAEEMLWLYDRAIAATSTGVTISDATDPDNPIIYCNPAFESMTGYRRQEIIGKNGRFLHGSDTDPAAVEIIRQALQAESECKVILKNYRKDGTAFWNCFSISPVRDRMGNLTHFIGVQRDITQRKQAEEALHNSEAQSREQAAQLAATLNQLKATNSQLVQSEKMSSLGLLLAGVAHEINNPVSFIYGNLAHLTKYTQDLFQHLELYQQQYPNPVAKIQEEREKNDLDFLAEDLPKILSSMSVGVERICQIVQSLRNFSRHDDSQMKPVNLHEGINSTLLILNHRLKGNGEKPPIQIIKHYGELPTVECFAGPLNQVFMNILSNAIDALEDANSRQNCQEMLENPSQIRIGTEVVGNLVEIKIADNGPGITEQVKQQIFDTFFTTKPIGKGTGMGLSISYQIIVERHKGELYCTSELGKGTEFTIRIPIAP; encoded by the coding sequence ATGTTTTTTCAAGAAGCAGATCCAGAAAATAAGCTCAGTAATATTAGCAGGAATCATAAAAAAACTGCTCACAATATGACCCAGAGAACAGAGTACCAACAGATTACAAAAAAAAGAGCCGAGAATTCGACAGAGACCAACATTTCCGAAGCTTATAGTCTGAGTCTGTGCGAACTGCAGCAGATGGAGCGAGCAATGGAACAGCTAAAGCAGGATTTGAAAGCTAGCGAATCTCGGTTTCGGAATGCGATCGAAAAAAATGCCGACGGCATCGCAATCGTTAACAAGCGAGGACTTGTTTGTTTTGCCAACCAGTCAGCAGAAGCGCTGTTTAACTGCAAAGCAGAGGAACTTCTAGGGCAAGCATTTTTTGGCAATTTAGTAGTAGAAGTTTCAGCTTGCGACCTTGAGATGGCGACGGATATTATTCCCCAAGTTGGAAAAACAGAAGCACCAGGAACTCGCGTCGTGCAAACAGAAGTTGAAGCTATTCGCAAGCAAAAAGCAAATGCTGTAGTAGAAATGCGGGTGGTGGAAACGGAATGGGACGGAGAAATGGCTTATTTAGCTACGTTGCGGGACGTTACCGATCGCAAGCGCGCAGAAGAAATGCTTTGGTTGTACGATCGAGCTATAGCAGCTACGAGTACCGGAGTTACGATTTCTGACGCCACTGACCCCGACAATCCAATTATTTATTGCAATCCCGCATTTGAAAGCATGACAGGTTATCGGCGGCAGGAAATTATCGGAAAAAACGGCAGATTTTTGCACGGAAGCGATACCGATCCGGCAGCAGTAGAAATTATTCGCCAAGCCTTGCAAGCAGAAAGCGAATGCAAGGTAATATTAAAGAATTACCGCAAAGACGGAACGGCTTTCTGGAATTGTTTCTCAATATCTCCCGTGCGCGATCGCATGGGCAATTTAACTCATTTTATTGGCGTACAGAGAGACATCACTCAGCGCAAACAAGCCGAAGAAGCCTTGCATAATTCTGAAGCACAAAGCAGAGAACAAGCCGCTCAACTAGCAGCCACACTTAACCAACTCAAAGCCACTAATTCCCAATTAGTTCAAAGCGAAAAAATGTCTAGTTTGGGATTGCTACTGGCCGGCGTCGCTCACGAAATTAACAACCCAGTCAGCTTCATTTACGGCAATCTCGCTCATCTCACAAAGTATACTCAAGACTTGTTTCAGCACCTCGAACTTTATCAACAGCAATATCCTAATCCAGTCGCCAAAATTCAAGAGGAAAGAGAAAAAAACGATCTCGATTTTTTAGCTGAAGATTTACCTAAAATACTGTCTTCAATGAGCGTTGGTGTCGAGCGGATTTGCCAGATTGTGCAGTCGCTGCGGAACTTTTCGCGGCATGACGATTCACAGATGAAACCCGTTAACCTCCACGAAGGTATTAACAGCACGCTGTTAATTCTCAATCACCGTTTGAAAGGGAACGGAGAAAAGCCGCCCATTCAAATTATAAAACACTACGGAGAATTGCCGACTGTTGAGTGTTTTGCTGGGCCGCTAAATCAAGTTTTTATGAATATTCTCAGCAATGCGATCGATGCTTTAGAAGATGCCAACAGTAGGCAAAATTGTCAAGAAATGCTAGAAAACCCCAGCCAGATTAGGATTGGTACGGAAGTTGTCGGCAATTTGGTAGAAATTAAAATTGCCGACAACGGCCCGGGAATAACTGAGCAAGTCAAACAGCAGATATTCGATACATTTTTTACTACCAAGCCCATTGGCAAAGGCACGGGAATGGGTTTGTCAATTAGCTATCAAATTATTGTAGAAAGACACAAAGGCGAATTATACTGTACTTCGGAATTGGGCAAGGGCACCGAATTTACTATCAGAATTCCGATCGCACCTTAG
- the purH gene encoding bifunctional phosphoribosylaminoimidazolecarboxamide formyltransferase/IMP cyclohydrolase → MARLALLSTSNKTGLIDLARSLVEEFEFDIISSGGTATALKEAGIPVTKVAEYTGSPEILGGRVKTLHPRIHGGILARRDVPEDLADLTANQIRAIDLVVVNLYPFEETISKPGVTLADAIEQIDIGGPAMLRASAKNHAHLTVLCDPEQYNTYLKELRENGGEASLEFRQRCALETFKHTANYDRAIATYLSSQSAEKSALPDQFNLSGKELQTLRYGENPHQAATWYQSGSTPTGWTTSTILQGKELSYNNLVDLEAARRLIVEFPDTPAAAILKHTNPCGTALGTTISEAYQKAFDTDSVSAFGGIVALNRPIDAPTATALTQTFLECIVAPGCEPEAEEIIKKKAKVRVLILPDLTQGPPQTVKIIAGGLLVQESDNIVEETSKWRAVTEKQPTAGEWEELLFAWKVAKHVKSNAIVVTRDRTTIGVGAGQMNRVGSVKLALEQAGDKSKGAILASDGFFPFDDSVKTAAEAGIIAIVQPGGSMRDRDSIEAANQLGITMVFTDIRHFLH, encoded by the coding sequence ATGGCACGTCTAGCACTTCTGAGCACATCCAATAAAACCGGACTAATCGACTTAGCGCGCAGTCTAGTAGAAGAATTTGAATTTGACATAATTAGTAGTGGCGGGACAGCAACGGCCCTCAAAGAAGCAGGCATCCCAGTCACCAAAGTTGCGGAATATACTGGTTCTCCGGAAATTTTGGGAGGGCGAGTCAAAACACTTCACCCGCGAATCCACGGTGGCATTTTAGCGCGGCGCGATGTACCGGAAGACCTCGCAGATTTAACCGCCAATCAAATTCGGGCGATCGATCTAGTTGTAGTGAATCTCTATCCATTTGAAGAGACAATTTCTAAACCAGGAGTTACTCTAGCCGACGCAATTGAGCAGATAGATATCGGCGGGCCGGCAATGTTGAGAGCTTCCGCCAAAAACCACGCTCATTTGACAGTTTTGTGCGATCCAGAACAGTACAATACTTATTTAAAAGAACTGCGGGAAAACGGCGGCGAAGCATCCTTAGAGTTTCGGCAAAGATGCGCCCTCGAAACCTTCAAACATACAGCAAACTACGATCGCGCGATCGCAACTTATCTCAGCAGCCAATCCGCTGAAAAATCTGCGCTACCAGACCAGTTTAATTTATCAGGAAAAGAGTTGCAAACTCTCCGCTACGGCGAAAATCCCCATCAAGCCGCCACTTGGTATCAAAGCGGAAGTACACCGACAGGCTGGACGACTAGCACCATCCTGCAAGGCAAAGAATTAAGCTACAATAATTTAGTAGATTTAGAAGCAGCAAGGCGGCTGATCGTAGAATTCCCCGACACCCCCGCCGCCGCTATTCTGAAGCATACAAATCCTTGCGGCACAGCCTTGGGAACAACTATTTCTGAAGCTTATCAAAAAGCCTTCGACACCGATTCAGTCTCAGCTTTCGGTGGAATTGTCGCCCTCAACCGCCCGATTGATGCTCCTACCGCAACGGCCTTAACTCAAACATTTTTAGAATGTATCGTCGCGCCGGGGTGCGAACCAGAAGCGGAAGAAATTATCAAGAAAAAGGCGAAAGTTAGAGTATTAATTTTGCCAGATTTGACTCAAGGGCCGCCACAAACAGTTAAAATAATTGCAGGCGGTTTGCTGGTACAAGAGTCAGATAATATAGTAGAAGAAACTAGCAAATGGCGCGCAGTTACTGAGAAACAGCCGACGGCGGGAGAGTGGGAAGAATTGCTGTTTGCTTGGAAAGTAGCGAAACACGTCAAATCAAATGCAATCGTTGTGACGCGCGATCGCACTACAATTGGTGTCGGCGCCGGACAAATGAATCGCGTCGGTTCGGTTAAACTAGCATTGGAACAAGCAGGAGACAAGAGCAAAGGAGCGATTTTGGCCAGCGATGGTTTCTTCCCCTTCGACGATTCCGTAAAAACGGCGGCTGAGGCGGGCATAATTGCGATCGTCCAACCGGGCGGAAGTATGCGCGATCGAGATTCCATCGAAGCAGCCAACCAACTTGGAATCACAATGGTTTTCACCGACATCCGCCACTTCTTGCATTAA
- a CDS encoding 2OG-Fe(II) oxygenase, which translates to MNTTIQPQDIKVKILLTGGHQCTVTLKSDTPLLHSLIKTLVDRTQQTPGFSTLFQIPIDGGRSALSFPGENLVGLVTEPPIYLQELQPQQPATPVEIPATEIPAPAPPVNDDLISRYAQIDNFLTPAEKNKLIKYVLAKESEFVTTSTSTNAEDYRRSMVLHSFPEFSELMVNRIKAILPDVLQKLNIPSFPLGEIEAQLTMHNDNNFYKLHNDSGSPDTATRFFTYVYYFYREPKAFSGGELQIYDSKIENNFYVAAETFRTVEPRNNSIVFFLSRYMHEVLRVSCPSKAFADSRFTINGWVRKAN; encoded by the coding sequence ATGAATACCACAATTCAACCGCAAGACATCAAAGTCAAAATCCTCCTCACCGGCGGACATCAATGCACCGTCACCCTCAAATCTGACACACCATTATTGCACAGCCTGATCAAAACATTAGTCGATCGCACCCAACAAACACCCGGTTTTTCCACCTTATTTCAAATCCCTATAGACGGAGGTCGTTCCGCCCTTTCTTTTCCCGGCGAAAACCTAGTCGGATTAGTCACCGAACCCCCAATTTACTTGCAGGAACTGCAACCGCAGCAGCCTGCAACTCCCGTAGAAATTCCCGCCACAGAAATTCCCGCCCCTGCGCCGCCTGTAAATGACGACTTAATATCTCGCTACGCCCAAATAGACAACTTTTTGACACCTGCTGAAAAAAACAAACTCATTAAATATGTCTTAGCAAAAGAATCAGAATTTGTGACTACCAGCACCTCAACCAATGCCGAAGATTACCGCCGTTCGATGGTACTCCATTCGTTCCCAGAATTTTCCGAACTGATGGTTAATCGTATCAAAGCAATTCTCCCCGACGTGCTGCAAAAATTAAATATTCCCTCATTTCCGCTGGGTGAAATAGAAGCTCAGCTAACCATGCACAACGACAACAACTTTTATAAACTTCACAACGACAGCGGCTCGCCAGATACCGCCACCCGATTTTTTACTTACGTTTACTATTTCTATCGAGAACCCAAGGCTTTTTCAGGCGGCGAATTGCAGATTTATGACAGCAAAATTGAAAACAATTTTTATGTAGCAGCCGAGACATTTAGAACCGTTGAACCGCGCAATAATAGCATTGTATTTTTTCTGAGTCGCTATATGCACGAAGTTTTGCGAGTTAGCTGTCCCTCGAAAGCTTTTGCCGATAGCCGCTTTACTATTAACGGCTGGGTACGCAAAGCAAATTGA